Part of the bacterium genome, TATTGCAATGGTGGCAGGCGGCATCCGGCGCGGACGGGTAAAGTCGGATGTGACGACGGTGACACCGTGACGGATTCTCCAGAACGTGCAATCGACCCGGTCGAAGAATTGCGCACGAGCATTCGACAATTCGTGCAATACGTTGAGGCGATTCCCCACGATTTGTGGCTTACAAAGATCGTCAATTGGACACCGCGGGACGTTGTCGCGCACCTGATCGGCTGGAACGTGTGCATGCTTGAGGGCTGCGAGCTCATGCGCGCGGGAAAGGCGCCGACGTATCTCAACGATCGGGAACACGATTATCGGCACGTCAACGCGGCATCGGTCGATCGATACGCCGCGCGAGACCGTGCCACGCTACTCAGCGAACTGGAGGCGTCATTTCGAGGGCTGGAACAATACCTGACAGGGCTCGAGGCCGCCGCCTGGGGAGCCGATACCGGGATACGCCTCGGCGGCCGGCCGGTTACCATCCGGGGCAGCATACGGGCGCTGGCACGAGACTACGACCATCACCGGCAACGCCTCGCGGAGTGGCGGTCCGGTCTGTGAGCGCTGGGAGTCCCACCACCGCTTATCTATGGAGGCACAACATGTCCTACGTCCGGCGCGCGGTCGAGGGCGACCTGGAGGCCGTTCACCCGCTTCTGGACCAGCTGCTGACGGCCGAGTTCGCGCGAAGACAAGCGGTCTGGCGTGATGCGTTCGCCCAGGATGATTTTGCAGCCTGGGT contains:
- a CDS encoding maleylpyruvate isomerase N-terminal domain-containing protein, whose protein sequence is MTDSPERAIDPVEELRTSIRQFVQYVEAIPHDLWLTKIVNWTPRDVVAHLIGWNVCMLEGCELMRAGKAPTYLNDREHDYRHVNAASVDRYAARDRATLLSELEASFRGLEQYLTGLEAAAWGADTGIRLGGRPVTIRGSIRALARDYDHHRQRLAEWRSGL